The Agrococcus carbonis sequence CCCTAGCTCCCTCCAGCGGTGTCTGATAACCTCGCGAGCGAGGTTCCGACGTCGGACCCGCGGACGAGGGAGCCGTACCCGCATCGCGACAAGACGGCCAGAGGGGACTCGTCATGTCGTGGGTGATCCTGATCGCCTCGGGCTTGCTGGAGGCGGTGTGGGCCGCAGCCATGCAGGCGTCGAAGGGCTTCCGCCGCTGGCGGCCGACGGTGCTGTTCGTCGTCGCCATGGCCGCGTCGATGGGCGGCCTCGCGTGGGCGATGCTCGAGATCCCGACGGGCACCGCGTACGCCGTGTGGGTGGGTGTCGGTGCCGTCGCGACCGTGCTGCTGCAGCTCGCGCGCGGCAAGGAGCGCCTGACGCTCGTGCGCTCGCTGCTGCTCGTGCTGCTCGTCGGCTGCCTCGTCGGCCTGAAGCTGGTGAGCTGACGTGGGCCGCCGCACCGCATGGATCGTGCTGCTCGTCAGCGCCGTGCTCGAGGCCGTCTGGGCGACCGCGCTCGGGCAGTCGGAGGGCTTCACGCGGCTCGCGCCGGCGATCGTGTTCGGCGTCGCCGCGATCGCGAGCTTCATCGGGCTCGAGCGGGCCGTGCAGGTCATCCCGCTCGCGACCGGCTATGCCGTCTGGACCGGCGTGGGCGGCGCGCTCACCGTGCTGTGGGCGCTCGTCACGGGCGCCCAGCCGTGGAACCCGCTCATGCTCGTGTTCCTCGCCGGGATCCTCGTCGCGGTGGCGGGCCTCGCGCTCACCGAGCGGCACGAGCCGGCACCGGCTGCCGAGCCCGACGCATCCGAGCCCGCCTGAGACGGCTCAACGGCCATCCGTGACCGATGTGCTCGCATCGAGCACATCGGTCCGGCATGGCCGTTGAGAGGGCCAGCGGATGCGGTGGCAGGGCGACACAGGGCCGACCGGCGCGGACGCCGTGCCACGATGAGCGCATGACCTCCGCCGCATCCGCCAGCCCCGCCGCCGCATCCGCCAGCCCCGCATCCGCCAGCCCGGCCGACTCCGTCGCACCCGGCACCGCCGCTCCCGACCCCGCGCGCCGCGCGATTGAGCTGCGCCGCCTCGCCACCGGGCGGTTCGTGGCGCGGAACGCGGCGGGCGCCGAGCTCGAGTTCGGTCACGGCGACCAGCTGCTGAGCCCCGTCGAGCTGCTGCTCGCGGCGATCGCCGGCTGCTCGTCGATGGACGTCGACGCGGTGACCTCCCGCAGCGCGGAGCCCACCGAGTTCCGCGTCGAGGCGACCGGCCGCAAGGTCGTCGACGCGGCGGGCGGCAACCGCATGGAGGACCTGCACCTCAGCTTCCACCTCGCCTTCGGCGACGACGAGGGCGGGCGGAAGGCGGCCCAGCTCGTCGAGCGCGTCGTCGCGCTGTCGCACGACAAGCTCTGCACCGTCTCGCGCACGGTCGAGGCGGGCACGCCCGTCGGCTACGACATCGCGCCCGCCGCCGCGCAGCCGGTCGAGGCCGGCGAGCCGGACGACGTCGCCTAGATCGAGTACTCGATCTGCGGCAGCTCGGCCGGCGCAGTGCGCTGCACGGGCTTCGCGGGCACGCCCACGAGCGTCGCGCCCGAGGGGGCGTCGTGCAGCACGACGGCGTTCGCGCCGACCTTGACGTCGTCGCCGAGCGCGACGGGTCCGAGGATCTTCGCGCCCGCGCCCACCAGCACGCGGTGACCGAGCGTCGGGTGGCGCTTGACGGCGGCGTTCGCGGTGCCGCCGAGCGTCACGCCGTGGTAGAGCATGACGTCGTCGCCGACCTCGGCGGTCTCGCCGATCACGACGCCCATCCCGTGGTCGATGAAGAAGCGCCGCCCGATGCGCGCGCCGGGGTGGATCTCGACGCCGGTCATGAAGCGCGCGAACTGGCTGCCGGCGCGCGCGAGCGAGCGCGCGCCGGCGTGCCAGAGGCGGTGGTGGATGCGGTGGGCCCACACCGCGTGCAGGGTCGAGTACGTGAGGGCGATCGTGAGCGCCCCCCGCGCCGCCGGGTCGTGGCGCTTGGCGGTCTCGATGTCCTCGCGGATGTGCAGCAGGCCCACAGCAGCCTCAGCCCAGGTCGGCGTAGATCGGCATGGAGAGGTAGCGCTCGCCCGTGTCGCACACGATGGCGACGATCGTCTTGCCCGCCGACTCGGGGCGGCGCGCGATCTCGAGCGCGGCGTGCACGATCGCGCCCGAGGAGATGCCGGCGAAGATGCCCTCGGTCGCGGCGAGCTCGCGCCCCACGCGCACCGCGTCGTCGAGCTCGACGTCGACGACCTCGTCGTACACCTCGGTGTCGAGGATCGCGGGCACGAAGTTGGCGCCGAGGCCCTGGATCTTGTGCGGGCCAGCCTGGCCCTTCGTGAGCAGCGGCGAGTCGGCGGGCTCGACGGCGACGACCCGCACGTCGGGCTTCTGCTCCTTGAGGTAGTTGCCCGCGCCCGTGATGGTGCCGCCGGTGCCGATGCCGGAGACGAAGATGTCGACCTCGCCGTCGGTGTCCTGCCAGATCTCGGGGCCGGTCGTCTCGCGGTGCACGCGGATGTTCGCCTCGTTCTCGAACTGGCGGGCGAGCACGGCGCCGGGCGTCTCGTCGACGATCTGGCGCGCGCGCTCCACCGCGCCGCGCATCCCGTCGGGGCCGGGCGTGAGCACGAGCTCGGCGCCGTAGGCCTTCAGGATGGCGCGTCGCTCGACCGACATGGTCTCGGGCATCGAGAGCACCACGCGGTAGCCGCGGGCGGCGCCGACCATCGCGAGGGCGATGCCGGTGTTGCCGCTCGTGCCCTCGACGATCGTGCCGCCGGGTCGCAGCTCGCCGGAGGCCTCGGCGGCGTCGATGATCGCTCGGCCGATCCGGTCCTTGACCGACGCACCGGGGTTGAACGACTCGAGCTTGACCAGCACGGTCGCGTCGGTGTCGTCGAGCCGCTGCAGGCGCACCAGGGGGGTGCCGCCGATCGTGGCCGTGATGTCATCGAAGATGCGCGCCATTCCGTGTCCTTTCATCGGGTGGAAGCCTGGCTACTACACTACGGGAACGCATCCGGGCCAGCGCACGCCTCGCGCTCAGCATTCCCCGTCATGCCGCCCATGTGCCGAGCACTACCGTGGAGCCGTGGAGCAGCAGCCGGTCGCCGACGTCGTGCGCGAGGCCCGCGCCCGCCTCGCCGAGGCCGGCATCACGGGCCCCGACGCAGAGCTGCTCGCCGCGTGGGCCGCGGGCATCAGCCTCGGCGAGCTCCGCGTCGACATCGCGATGGGCCGCGCGTTCGAGGCGGATGCGCTGGCCCGGTTCCTGCTCGCCGTCTCCCGTCGGGAGCGCCGCGAGCCCCTGCAGCACATCACCGGCACCGCCCCGTTCCGGCACGTCGAGCTGCAGGTCGGCCCGGGCGTCTTCGTGCCGCGGCCCGAGACCGAGCTGCTCGTGGAGGTCGCGCTGCAGCACCTGCGGCGGCAGCCCGAGGGCGTCCCCGGCATCGTCCTCGACGTCGGCACCGGCTCCGGCGCGATCGCGATCGCGCTCGCCCGCGAGGCCGACGCACGAGTGATCGCGGTCGAGGCGAGCCCGGCCGCGTACGCGTGGGCGCGCCGCAACCTCACCGAGCTCGCGCCGGAGGTGCTGCTGCTGCACGCCGACGCGCGCGACGCGGCGGCGCTCGCGGCGGTCGGCGTCGTGCCCGGCTCGGTCGCGGTGCTCGTCTCCAACCCTCCCTACGTGCCCCACGCATCCGTGCCCGCCGACCACGAGGTGCGCTCGTTCGACCCCGAGGGCGCCCTCTACTCGGGCGCCGACGGGCTCGACTTCATCCGCGACCTCGTCTCCCTCGCGGCCGACCTCGTCGCGCCGGGCGGACTCGTCGCCTTCGAGCACGCCGAGCACCAGTCGGCGGCGGTGCGCGCGATGCTCGAGGACGCCGGCTTCCACGACGCGCGCACGCTGCGCGACCTCACCGACCGCGACCGCGTCACGGCCGCCACGCGGTAGCCGCAGCGGCGCCGCCTGCGCGGCGGCGACGGGGGAGCGCACCCACCCGGCGGACTACCATGAACGGGTGCCCGCCATCTACGACTGCGCCGACCCCGCGTCCCTCCTCGACGGCGTCCGGGCGGCCCGCACCGCCGTCGCCGCGGGCCAGTGCATCGTCATGCCGACCGACACCGTGTACGGCATCGCCGCCGACGCGTTCTCGCACGCGGCCGTCGCCGGCCTGCTCGCCGCGAAGGGCCGCGACCGGGGCTTCCCGCCGCCCGTGCTCGTCGCCGACCGCGCGATGGCGACCGCGCTCGCCGAGGCGTTCCCGCCCGAGCTCGAGCCGCTGCTCGAGGCCCACTGGCCGGGCCCGCTGACCGTGATCGTGCGCGCCCAGCCGTCGCTCACGTGGGATCTCGGCGACACCGGCGGCACGGTGGCGCTGCGCGTGCCCGACCACCCCATCGCGCTCGGGCTCCTGCGCGAGACGGGCCCGCTCGCGGTCTCGAGCGCCAACCTGCACGGCATGCCCGCCGCGACGACCGCCCAGGAGGCGGCCGAGATGCTCGGCGACCGCATCGCGCTCGTGCTCGACGCGGGCCCGGTGGGCGCCGAGGTGCCTGCGGGGGCGCAGAACGGCTCCACCATCCTCGACTGCTCGACCGGCGGCGTCGTGCGCATCGTCCGCCAGGGAGTGCTGCCGCGCGAGGCGGTCGCGGCGGCGCTCGGCGACCTGCTCGCCGACGACTGATGCGATGACCTTCCTGCTCATCACGCTCGCGGCGGCGGTCATCACCTTCGTCGCCAGCCGCATCGTGCTGCGCTTCGCGCTCAAGCACGGCATCCACCCTCCCGTGCGCGAGCGCGACGTGCACTCGCGCCCGACGCCCCGCCTCGGCGGCGTCGCGATGTGCATCGGCGTGCTCGGGGCCTTCGGCATCGCCGCGCTGGTGCCAGAGTTCGCCGGCATCTGGGCCGAGCCGACTCGCATCCTCACCCTCCTCGGGGGCGCCGTCGCGATCTGCGTGATCGGCGTGCTCGACGACCTCTTCGACCTCGACTGGATGCTGAAGCTCGGCGCGCAGATCCTGGTCGCGACGGGCGTCGCGCTCTTCGGCGTGCAGATCGTGAGCCTGCCGATCGCGGGCCTCACGGTGCCGTCGTCGACCATGGCGATCAGCCTCACCGTGCTCATCATCGTGCTCGCGATGAACGCGGTGAACTTCATCGACGGCCTCGACGGCCTCGTCGCCGGCACGACGATCATCGGCTCGACCGCGTTCTTCGGCTACATCTGGATGATCAGCCAGAACTTCGCGCAGCAGAACGCCTACTTCTCGCTCGCGAGCCTCATCACCGCCGTGATCGTCGGGGTGTGCCTCGGCTTCCTGCCCACCAACTGGCATCCCGCGCGCATGTTCATGGGCGACGGCGGCGCGCTCATGCTGGGCCTCCTCACCGCGGCGAGCGCGATCGCCGTCACCGGGCAGATCGACCTCGGCACGATGGGCGGCCGCAGCCAGATCCTTCCGGCGTTCATCCCGGTGCTCCTGCCGCTGGCGATCCTGCTGCTGCCGCTGACCGACTTCGTGCTCGCCGTCGTGCGCCGCGTCGTCAACGGCAACAGCCCGTTCGCCGCCGACCGCAAGCACCTGCACCACCGGCTGCTCGACATGGGGCACTCGCACCTCGGCGCCGTGCTCATCTTCTACGCGTGGACGACGGTCGTCTCGGTGGGGTGCCTGCTCTTCCTCCTCTGGCCTTGGTGGATCGTGCTCGGCATCATGCTCGTGGGCTTCCTCGTGTGCGCGATGCTCACCGCGGCGCCGGTGGGCCGCCGCGTCTGGCGCACGTTCCTGCGCGTGATGCGCGAGCGGCGCGCCGCGCGTGGGAAGATGGAGCCGACCCGCATCGACACACGCGCCACGACCCGCGCCGACACCCTGGGGGACCGCCGGTGACCACTACGAAGATCATGCAGCGCATCCTCCTGTGGGGCGGCATCCTGGCCGCGGCCGTCGCGATCGTCGGCGGGGTCGTCGGATGGTTCCTGGCCGCAGGCGCGGGCGTCGCCTCCGCACTGGTCGGCACGGCCCTCGCGATCATCTTCTGCATGCTGACGGCCGCGAGCATCATGCTCGCCCTCACCGTCTCGAAGGGGCAGATGGTCTCCGGCGCGTTCTTCGGGATCGTGCTCGGCGGCTGGCTGCTGAAGTTCGTGCTGTTCATCGTGCTCGTGTTCGTGCTCGGCGACCAGGAGTGGCTCCACCGCGGCGTCGCGTTCGGCTCGCTCGTGACGGCCGTGCTCGGCTCGCTCGCGATCGACGTGGCCGTCGTCACCACGAGCCGCCAGCCGACGGTCGACAGCGACGCCGACGACGAGACGCAGGGCCGTCCCGCATCGGGCGCGAAGGCCTGATCGGACGCGCGCCGCGTGCAGTCGGCTCCCGCCGTTCTGATAGGGTTTTCCTGCTCCCCCACTGCGCCGCTCGACTGCGAGCGTGATCGCGCGAGGGGGCGCACCGACGTCGAACCGGCGCCAGGCGCCATGAGGTTGAGGAAGAGACGCTGAACGCCTTGATGACGCTGCTGGCCTCTGCTGGAACCGAGCCAGAGCCGTTCCACCCGCCGAGCCTTGCCGACTTCTTCCCGCCGGTCTTCCTCTTCGCAGAGCCGGCCGTCGCGTGGTTCGAGGACGACTCGCCGATCTTCGGCATCAACCGCATCATGCTGGTCCGCTTCATCGCGGCCGCGGCGCTCATCCTGATCTTCGTGCTCGGCACGCGCAAGATGCGCCTCATCCCGACGCGCGGCCAGAGCATGATCGAGCTCGGCCTCGGCTTCGTGCGCGACGGCATCGCGTACGACCTGCTCGGCGAGAAGGACGGCAAGCGCTTCCTGCCGATCATCACCACCATCTTCTTCATGGTGCTGGCGATGAACCTCACCGGCGTCATCCCGTTCCTGAACATCGCGGGGACCTCGGTCATCGGCGTGCCGCTCGTGCTCGCGCTCGTCGCCTACGGCGCCTTCATCTACGCCGGCGTCAAGAAGCACCCGGGCGCGTTCTTCAAGAACTCGCTCTTCCCGTCGGGCGTGCCGTGGCCGCTCTACATCATCGTCGCGCCGCTCGAGTTCATCTCGACGTTCGTGCTGCGCCCCATCACGCTGACGCTCCGACTGATGATGAACCTGCTCGTCGGCCACCTCATGCTGGTGCTGTTCTTCGCCGCGACCCACTTCTTCATCTTCAGCCTCGGCGGCGGATGGACGGCGCTCGGCGCCGGCACCCTCGTCTTCGGCTTCGCCTTCACGATCTTCGAGATCTTCGTCTCGCTGCTGCAGGCCTACGTCTTCGCCATCCTGACCGCCATCTACATCCAGCTCGCGCTGGCTGAAGAGCACTGACCTCAACCCCGGACTCCCGGAACCAACGGAAGGAAACACCGTGGACAACGCCACGACCATTCTCGCCGAGATCAACGGCAACATCGGCACCGTCGGCTACGGCCTCGCCGCGATCGGCCCGGCCATCGGTGTCGGCATCGTCGTCGGCAAGACGATCGAGGGCGTCGCCCGCCAGCCCGAGCTGCAGGGCCGCCTGACGGTCCTGATGTTCATCGGCATCGCGTTCACCGAGGCGCTCGCCTTCATCGGCATCGCCACGTTCTTCTTCATGGTCTGAGGCCTCGATGCTGACAACTGCACTCAGGATGGCGGAGGAGGGGGAGCAGCCCAACCCGCTGCTGCCGGCCTTCTACGACATCCTCTGGTCGTCGGTCATCTTCGTCGTCCTCCTGCTGATCTTCTGGAAGGTCGTCCTTCCCCGCGTGCAGGCGCTGCTCGACGAGCGCGCCGCCGCGATCGAGGGCGGCATCAAGAAGGCCGAGGAGGCACAGGCGGAGGCCGCTGCCGCGCTCGAGTCGTACAACACCCAGCTCGCCGAGGCGCGTGCCGAGGCGGCTCGCATCAAGGAGCAGGCGCGCGCCGACGCATCCCGGATCGAGGCGGACCTCAAGGCCCGCGCGACCGAGGACGCCGAGCGCATCACCGCGCAGGCGCACCAGCGCATCGAGCAGGAGCGCCAGGCGGCGTTCTCGTCGCTCAAGTCCGAGGTCGGCACGCTCGCCCTCGACCTGAGCGAGAAGGTCGTGGGCGAGTCGATGGACGACGCCCGCTCGGCCGCGATCGTCGACCGCTTCCTCGCCGACCTCGAGCGCGAGGGGGCGAACCGCTAGTGGGCAGCGCGACCAGCCAGGCGCGAGCCGGCATCGACGAGGCGCTCCGCGCGCAGCCGCAGGCCGGCCTCGAGGACGCGAGGGAGCTCTTCCAGGCGTCCCGCGCGATCGAGCGCAGCCCGCAGGTGCTCGCGTCGCTCGCCGACGCGGTCTCGGGCCCCGACGCGCGCGCGGCGCTCGCCCAGCGCGTGCTCGGCCAGCTCGGTGCACCGGCGGTCTCGATCGTCGCGCACCTCGCGCGCCAGCGCTGGTCCGAGCCCGCCGACCTCCTCGCCGCCATCGACGCCGCGGGCATCCGCGTCGCCGTGCAGTCGGCGGGCGAGACGGACGTCGCGGGCGAGATCGCCTCGTTCCAGCGGATCGTCGCGTCCGACGCCGACCTCGAGCTGGCCCTCGGGGGCCTGCGCGGCTCGGCCGACGACAAGGCCCGCCTGGTCGAGCGCCTCCTCGCCGGCAAGGCCAGCCCGGCCGCCGCCGTCATCCTCGACCACCTCGTGCGCGCGCCGCGCGGCCGTCGCATCGGCCAGCTGCTGCGCAGCGCGGCTACCGAGGTCGCCGCGGCCGCAGGCCGCTCGCTCGCGGTCGTCACCACCGCCCGGGCGATGCCCGAGGCGCAGCTCGACCGGCTCCGCGCCGGCCTCGAGCGCCAGTACGGCCGCACGCTGCAGCTGCAGCAGATCGTCGACCCGGAGGTCCTCGGCGGCCTGCGGGTCTCGATCGGCGACGACATCATCGACGGCACCGTCCGTTCCAAGTTCACCGACCTGCGCCTGAAGCTCGGCTAGGTCGAAGCATCCGAAGAGGAAGACACATGTCAGAGCTCACCATCAGCCCCGACGAGATCAAGGGCGCCCTCGCCGAC is a genomic window containing:
- a CDS encoding L-threonylcarbamoyladenylate synthase, which produces MPAIYDCADPASLLDGVRAARTAVAAGQCIVMPTDTVYGIAADAFSHAAVAGLLAAKGRDRGFPPPVLVADRAMATALAEAFPPELEPLLEAHWPGPLTVIVRAQPSLTWDLGDTGGTVALRVPDHPIALGLLRETGPLAVSSANLHGMPAATTAQEAAEMLGDRIALVLDAGPVGAEVPAGAQNGSTILDCSTGGVVRIVRQGVLPREAVAAALGDLLADD
- the prmC gene encoding peptide chain release factor N(5)-glutamine methyltransferase, with amino-acid sequence MEQQPVADVVREARARLAEAGITGPDAELLAAWAAGISLGELRVDIAMGRAFEADALARFLLAVSRRERREPLQHITGTAPFRHVELQVGPGVFVPRPETELLVEVALQHLRRQPEGVPGIVLDVGTGSGAIAIALAREADARVIAVEASPAAYAWARRNLTELAPEVLLLHADARDAAALAAVGVVPGSVAVLVSNPPYVPHASVPADHEVRSFDPEGALYSGADGLDFIRDLVSLAADLVAPGGLVAFEHAEHQSAAVRAMLEDAGFHDARTLRDLTDRDRVTAATR
- a CDS encoding F0F1 ATP synthase subunit delta, with translation MGSATSQARAGIDEALRAQPQAGLEDARELFQASRAIERSPQVLASLADAVSGPDARAALAQRVLGQLGAPAVSIVAHLARQRWSEPADLLAAIDAAGIRVAVQSAGETDVAGEIASFQRIVASDADLELALGGLRGSADDKARLVERLLAGKASPAAAVILDHLVRAPRGRRIGQLLRSAATEVAAAAGRSLAVVTTARAMPEAQLDRLRAGLERQYGRTLQLQQIVDPEVLGGLRVSIGDDIIDGTVRSKFTDLRLKLG
- a CDS encoding DMT family transporter, whose product is MGRRTAWIVLLVSAVLEAVWATALGQSEGFTRLAPAIVFGVAAIASFIGLERAVQVIPLATGYAVWTGVGGALTVLWALVTGAQPWNPLMLVFLAGILVAVAGLALTERHEPAPAAEPDASEPA
- a CDS encoding OsmC family protein, whose product is MTSAASASPAAASASPASASPADSVAPGTAAPDPARRAIELRRLATGRFVARNAAGAELEFGHGDQLLSPVELLLAAIAGCSSMDVDAVTSRSAEPTEFRVEATGRKVVDAAGGNRMEDLHLSFHLAFGDDEGGRKAAQLVERVVALSHDKLCTVSRTVEAGTPVGYDIAPAAAQPVEAGEPDDVA
- the atpB gene encoding F0F1 ATP synthase subunit A translates to MTLLASAGTEPEPFHPPSLADFFPPVFLFAEPAVAWFEDDSPIFGINRIMLVRFIAAAALILIFVLGTRKMRLIPTRGQSMIELGLGFVRDGIAYDLLGEKDGKRFLPIITTIFFMVLAMNLTGVIPFLNIAGTSVIGVPLVLALVAYGAFIYAGVKKHPGAFFKNSLFPSGVPWPLYIIVAPLEFISTFVLRPITLTLRLMMNLLVGHLMLVLFFAATHFFIFSLGGGWTALGAGTLVFGFAFTIFEIFVSLLQAYVFAILTAIYIQLALAEEH
- the atpE gene encoding ATP synthase F0 subunit C → MDNATTILAEINGNIGTVGYGLAAIGPAIGVGIVVGKTIEGVARQPELQGRLTVLMFIGIAFTEALAFIGIATFFFMV
- a CDS encoding DMT family transporter, with protein sequence MSWVILIASGLLEAVWAAAMQASKGFRRWRPTVLFVVAMAASMGGLAWAMLEIPTGTAYAVWVGVGAVATVLLQLARGKERLTLVRSLLLVLLVGCLVGLKLVS
- a CDS encoding F0F1 ATP synthase subunit B → MLTTALRMAEEGEQPNPLLPAFYDILWSSVIFVVLLLIFWKVVLPRVQALLDERAAAIEGGIKKAEEAQAEAAAALESYNTQLAEARAEAARIKEQARADASRIEADLKARATEDAERITAQAHQRIEQERQAAFSSLKSEVGTLALDLSEKVVGESMDDARSAAIVDRFLADLEREGANR
- the epsC gene encoding serine O-acetyltransferase EpsC, with translation MGLLHIREDIETAKRHDPAARGALTIALTYSTLHAVWAHRIHHRLWHAGARSLARAGSQFARFMTGVEIHPGARIGRRFFIDHGMGVVIGETAEVGDDVMLYHGVTLGGTANAAVKRHPTLGHRVLVGAGAKILGPVALGDDVKVGANAVVLHDAPSGATLVGVPAKPVQRTAPAELPQIEYSI
- the cysK gene encoding cysteine synthase A: MARIFDDITATIGGTPLVRLQRLDDTDATVLVKLESFNPGASVKDRIGRAIIDAAEASGELRPGGTIVEGTSGNTGIALAMVGAARGYRVVLSMPETMSVERRAILKAYGAELVLTPGPDGMRGAVERARQIVDETPGAVLARQFENEANIRVHRETTGPEIWQDTDGEVDIFVSGIGTGGTITGAGNYLKEQKPDVRVVAVEPADSPLLTKGQAGPHKIQGLGANFVPAILDTEVYDEVVDVELDDAVRVGRELAATEGIFAGISSGAIVHAALEIARRPESAGKTIVAIVCDTGERYLSMPIYADLG
- a CDS encoding glycosyltransferase family 4 protein, yielding MTFLLITLAAAVITFVASRIVLRFALKHGIHPPVRERDVHSRPTPRLGGVAMCIGVLGAFGIAALVPEFAGIWAEPTRILTLLGGAVAICVIGVLDDLFDLDWMLKLGAQILVATGVALFGVQIVSLPIAGLTVPSSTMAISLTVLIIVLAMNAVNFIDGLDGLVAGTTIIGSTAFFGYIWMISQNFAQQNAYFSLASLITAVIVGVCLGFLPTNWHPARMFMGDGGALMLGLLTAASAIAVTGQIDLGTMGGRSQILPAFIPVLLPLAILLLPLTDFVLAVVRRVVNGNSPFAADRKHLHHRLLDMGHSHLGAVLIFYAWTTVVSVGCLLFLLWPWWIVLGIMLVGFLVCAMLTAAPVGRRVWRTFLRVMRERRAARGKMEPTRIDTRATTRADTLGDRR